In one window of Bacilli bacterium DNA:
- a CDS encoding LysR family transcriptional regulator substrate-binding protein, which translates to DLGIGYLFEKNPQIEFSMLYYDTFELMVSPDHPLAKHTHTTIDALKDVPFIMLTPDTAGRRFVDQVFQKFGIVPQTVMELSSSEEVKRMVELNMGVAIISKLSIANELKMGTLKMIKVDDLEIMHPVGVMYKAGRYLNAAMRQFLRDLQGMPETTFLGTE; encoded by the coding sequence TTGACCTCGGCATCGGATATTTATTTGAAAAAAATCCGCAAATTGAATTTTCCATGCTGTATTACGACACGTTCGAGCTGATGGTCTCCCCGGATCATCCGTTGGCCAAACATACGCATACGACAATCGACGCGCTAAAAGACGTTCCTTTCATTATGCTGACTCCCGACACAGCCGGGAGGCGATTTGTCGACCAGGTCTTTCAAAAATTCGGCATCGTTCCGCAGACGGTCATGGAGCTTTCCAGCAGCGAAGAGGTGAAGCGCATGGTTGAGTTAAACATGGGCGTGGCGATCATCTCCAAATTATCAATCGCGAATGAATTGAAAATGGGCACGCTAAAAATGATCAAGGTCGATGATCTGGAGATTATGCACCCGGTTGGCGTCATGTATAAAGCCGGCCGCTATCTGAACGCGGCGATGCGGCAGTTTTTGCGCGATTTGCAGGGAATGCCGGAAAC